The following coding sequences lie in one Arachis ipaensis cultivar K30076 chromosome B05, Araip1.1, whole genome shotgun sequence genomic window:
- the LOC107642085 gene encoding replication protein A 70 kDa DNA-binding subunit A-like: MNNRVDLVDKITPWRESWKVHVKVVKLWYHKNPALDPSQNLLHMVLMDEKLHKIQATIRYQLISKFSLSLNEGDVYLMTHFTVVPNTGLNRVTKHRFRLLFQYNTSVVSVVSPRIPHSGLCFASIDEIDQITKDHNFLIDFFGIITGVRKERDVESYGKLVKAVVLEVFADGKRVQCNVFGNACDLLEYDKLQKYARSPLVVLESFKIKAIEGGVILQNVINVSRLFINPDIPESVEFLSRFSVARYGFSRLVTNDLGYLVSKVDGDYFNPKEISNIQDLHSDNGEVMDEPDWWYYTCVCGHAVVEHEDLYLCDACGSCVEHVMVKYGIRVKI; this comes from the exons ATGAATAACCGTGTTGATCTGGTGGACAAAATCACTCCGTGGAGAGAATCATGGAAAGTGCATGTTAAAGTTGTGAAGTTGTGGTACCACAAGAATCCTGCTTTGGATCCTTCTCAAAATCTGTTGCATATGGTCTTAATGGATGAGAAG TTACACAAGATCCAAGCCACCATTAGATATCAGCTTATATCAAAATTTTCCTTGTCTCTAAATGAAGGGGATGTGTACTTGATGACCCATTTTACAGTTGTACCGAACACTGGTTTGAACAGAGTGACAAAACATCGGTTCAGACTTTTGTTCCAATACAACACCTCTGTTGTTTCTGTGGTATCTCCAAGGATACCTCATTCGGGTCTGTGTTTTGCATCAATAGATGAAATTGATCAAATAACAAAGGACCATAATTTCCTCATTG ACTTTTTTGGGATTATTACTGGTGTTCGAAAAGAAAGAGATGTGGAATCATATGGGAAGCTGGTCAAAGCAGTGGTGCTAGAAGTCTTTGCTGATGG CAAAAGGGTACAATGCAATGTGTTTGGAAATGCTTGTGATCTGTTAGAATATGATAAGTTACAAAAATATGCAAGATCTCCCCTGGTTGTCCTCGAGTCTTTTAAAATCAAAGCAATTGAAG GTGGGGTAATCCTACAGAATGTGATAAATGTCTCTAGGTTATTCATTAATCCTGACATTCCTGAGTCTGTTGAGTTCCTAAGCAG ATTTAGTGTAGCCAGATATGGATTCTCAAGACTTGTGACCAATGACCTTGGATACTTAGTTTCTAAAGTTGATGGTGATTATTTCAATCCCAAAGAGATCAGTAATATTCAAGATCTTCATTCAGATAATGGG GAAGTTATGGATGAACCAGATTGGTGGTACTACACATGTGTGTGTGGTCATGCCGTTGTTGAGCATGAGGATCTCTACCTTTGTGATGCTTGTGGTTCATGTGTTGAGCATgttatggtcaa ATATGGGATTCGGGTAAAGATTTAG
- the LOC107642086 gene encoding uncharacterized protein LOC107642086: MFDHAVGEENFFKVEIDSAVDPDYSSCFKIVNVFSHNPEPVAADDYNNAMLHGPIFPPIYDSYLQYATGEDYKTQVLCDNAIQSETIEDIITDLISPNHCYSDAENGGFVFILGTISSVLKNHKWWFSTCLCGSLVSTNKNILSCDLCQLQCIDAVRRFCLKVVVSHSNGNNIFVLKDREVVQIIKTRCSSFLDNHPELSQGSYCKVVPLKLISSLLHKKVVFMVDARPVGYEMNRSVYIVQQIWDDASVINVFEAAAEMNDHKIHVLVDSMPKVEDAVSQCGSDHEAVEDLHAF, encoded by the exons ATGTTTGATCATGCTGTTGGAGAGGAGAATTTTTTCAAGGTTGAAATTGATTCTGCAGTTGATCCAGATTACTCTAGTTGCTTTAAAATTGTAAATGTCTTTAGTCATAATCCGGAACCAGTTGCAGCCGATGATTATAACAAT GCAATGCTTCATGGTCCCATTTTTCCACCAATCTATGATAGCTACTTGCAGTATGCAACTGGCGAAGATTACAAGACTCAAGTATTGTGTGATAATGCTATTCAATCAGAAACTATTGAAGATATTATCACTGATCTTATTTCACCAAACCACTGTTATTCTGATGCTGAGAAT GGTGGTTTCGTTTTTATTCTGGGAACTATATCATCTGTCTTGAAGAATCATAAGTGGTGGTTCTCAACTTGTTTATGTGGTTCTCTTGTGtcaactaataaaaatattttatcatgTGATCTATGTCAGCTTCAATGCATTGATGCTGTCCGAAG GTTCTGCTTGAAGGTTGTAGTGTCTCATTCAAATGGGAAcaatatatttgttcttaaagaTCGTGAAGTCGTCCAAATAATAAAGACAAGATGCTCGAGCTTTTTGGATAATCACCCAGAGTTGAGTCAG ggATCTTATTGCAAAGTTGTTCCATTGAAACTCATTTCAAGTCTTTTGCACAAAAAAGTTGTATTCATGGTTGATGCTAGGCCTGTGGGTTATGAGATGAATCGATCTGTGTATATTGTTCAACAAATCTGGGATGATGCCTCTGTTATTAATGTTTTTGAGGCTGCTGCTGAGATGAATGACCATAAG ATTCATGTTCTGGTTGATTCTATGCCTAAAGTTGAAGATGCTGTCAGCCAATGTGGAAGTGATCATGAGGCTGTGGAGGATCTGCATGCTTTTTAG